A part of Rhipicephalus microplus isolate Deutch F79 chromosome 8, USDA_Rmic, whole genome shotgun sequence genomic DNA contains:
- the LOC119163954 gene encoding protein-lysine N-methyltransferase SMYD4-like, with amino-acid sequence MSKIETWQDVLDSTTERIRQGNGFAVFSTLGTNEERVRFCLRHEVANPRIKHWLAVLCSSKHRKFWEKASELRSEGNICFNRKQYAKAAEFYTQSILSAPFPDTPDAEGHAEEMSLGFANRSAAYFHAGKYKRSLIDVRYAFELGYPNHMRYKLYLRKGQCYLRLGKPREALENFDLAGKVLRRAGLDSRKHAQQLKEIDIFKQACTANKTPPVPSDEDDPDDESQVPSVVHGVHDSVPNCTSGVDILYSTERGRFVVANRELRTGDAIFVEKPYASVLLPGHTKTHCHHCHKRLQNAVPCSQCNQVRYCSFSCAKESWSQYHQWECGNLNLLYSVGIAHLAIRIILVTGLTNLYNFSRALTAGDDNVNEFPYNAVYELVTHDDKMYADDMLQYSLTAALLYMLLDQVQFFGLDEAISKVSALSLTGRNGSSGFGVKEHSSAALKTLAGGLLLRHIQQLVCNAHAITSLESKTMQEDDVVVTTEQVRIATAIYPSASLMNHACNPNIISNFPFGSTLVVRAVRNIAAGEEVLNCYGPHYQRMSFSERRQTLQEQYFFTCNCAACGSGEDAEQRLQAFKCEYCDGPLNTPDDSGKAACLDCGTTQECLAREQKAFRMHDLYVQGVQLAEKGNHLEALQRLNKCLKTREKLMYKHNLKLLEAKDMVAKCFCAIGDFRSACEVLSPAVDAIREIYGENSIELANELQKMSDVLVNAVPQAIRQEASAEEIDHLIKNADSVIDEAMTIYILHYGRRHHTTRDLQAKRRMLASVS; translated from the coding sequence ATGTCTAAGATTGAAACTTGGCAGGACGTTCTCGACAGCACCACGGAACGGATACGCCAGGGGAATGGTTTTGCCGTCTTCAGCACGCTTGGGACAAATGAAGAGCGAGTGAGGTTCTGCCTGCGCCACGAAGTAGCCAACCCGCGCATCAAGCACTGGTTGGCAGTTCTTTGCTCATCTAAGCACCGCAAATTttgggagaaggcgtctgaactACGAAGCGAGGGAAACATCTGTTTCAACCGCAAGCAGTATGCCAAAGCCGCCGAGTTCTATACGCAGAGCATCCTTTCGGCTCCTTTTCCAGATACGCCAGACGCCGAGGGACACGCTGAAGAAATGTCGCTTGGATTCGCGAATCGGTCCGCCGCTTACTTCCACGCGGGCAAGTACAAACGCTCCTTGATTGACGTCCGCTACGCATTCGAGCTCGGCTACCCGAACCACATGCGCTACAAGTTGTACCTGCGGAAAGGACAGTGCTACCTTCGCCTCGGAAAGCCCAGAGAAGCGCTGGAAAATTTCGACTTGGCCGGCAAGGTGCTGCGGCGTGCGGGATTGGACAGCCGGAAACACGCACAACAATTGAaggaaatcgacatattcaagcAAGCGTGTACTGCTAACAAGACACCGCCAGTCCCGAGCGACGAAGATGACCCGGACGATGAATCGCAGGTGCCTAGTGTCGTTCACGGCGTTCACGATTCCGTGCCGAACTGCACTAGCGGCGTGGACATTTTGTACAGTACTGAGAGGGGACGTTTTGTGGTGGCAAACAGGGAGCTGCGGACGGGAGACGCAATCTTCGTCGAGAAACCCTACGCTTCGGTTCTGCTGCCTGGTCACACAAAAACCCACTGCCATCACTGTCACAAAAGGCTCCAAAACGCTGTTCCGTGCTCACAGTGCAACCAGGTACGGTACTGTTCCTTCAGCTGCGCGAAGGAGTCCTGGAGTCAGTACCACCAATGGGAGTGTGGTAACCTGAACCTTTTGTACTCGGTAGGAATCGCTCATTTGGCTATCAGGATAATTCTTGTGACTGGTCTGACCAACCTTTACAACTTTTCTAGAGCACTCACTGCCGGAGATGACAATGTCAATGAATTTCCCTATAATGCTGTGTATGAGCTGGTTACGCATGATGACAAGATGTATGCTGATGACATGCTACAATACTCCCTGACCGCGGCATTGCTCTATATGCTCCTGGATCAGGTTCAGTTCTTTGGCCTCGACGAAGCGATTTCAAAAGTTTCAGCACTGAGTCTCACTGGAAGAAATGGGTCGAGTGGCTTTGGTGTAAAGGAACACAGTAGTGCCGCATTAAAAACTCTCGCAGGAGGGCTCTTGCTACGCCACATTCAGCAGCTTGTGTGCAACGCCCATGCGATCACTTCGCTGGAGTCAAAAACGATGCAAGAGGATGACGTTGTGGTCACGACAGAGCAAGTTCGCATAGCCACCGCCATCTACCCAAGTGCTAGCCTTATGAACCATGCTTGCAACCCCAACATCATTTCAAACTTTCCATTTGGCTCAACTCTTGTGGTGCGAGCTGTAAGGAATATTGCAGCCGGAGAAGAAGTGTTGAATTGCTATGGACCTCACTACCAGAGAATGTCCTTTTCTGAACGGCGCCAGACACTCCAAGAGCAGTACTTTTTCACTTGCAACTGCGCTGCTTGTGGCTCTGGTGAGGATGCTGAACAGCGCCTGCAGGCTTTTAAGTGCGAATACTGCGATGGGCCTCTGAACACACCCGATGATAGTGGTAAGGCTGCCTGCCTGGACTGCGGCACCACTCAAGAGTGCCTTGCACGGGAGCAGAAGGCATTTCGAATGCATGACCTGTATGTGCAAGGCGTGCAACTAGCTGAGAAGGGAAACCACTTGGAGGCGCTGCAACGCCTCAACAAGTGTTTGAAGACACGAGAGAAGTTGATGTATAAACACAACCTGAAGCTTCTGGAAGCCAAGGATATGGTGGCAAAATGCTTCTGTGCTATTGGTGACTTTCGATCAGCGTGCGAAGTGCTAAGTCCTGCTGTTGACGCGATCCGGGAGATATATGGAGAGAATAGCATCGAGCTCGCCAATGAGCTGCAGAAGATGTCCGATGTGCTTGTCAACGCTGTGCCCCAGGCGATCCGCCAAGAAGCTTCAGCTGAGGAGATTGATCACCTCATAAAGAATGCAGACTCTGTAATTGATGAAGCGATGACCATATACATTCTGCACTATGGAAGGAGACACCATACGACACGAGACTTGCAGGcgaaaaggagaatgctggcaaGTGTGTCATAA